In a genomic window of Spirosoma agri:
- a CDS encoding co-chaperone GroES produces the protein MVNITADNKLKRLIVVGDRVLIKPKDPSDRTVSGLYLPPTVQEREQVQSGYVIKVGPGYPIPNPVDDEPWKETEEKVKYMPLQAQEGDLALYLQRSAIELQYEGDQYVIVPQSSILMLERSEDLE, from the coding sequence ATGGTTAATATTACTGCCGATAACAAACTGAAACGCCTGATCGTGGTAGGCGACCGGGTACTGATCAAGCCTAAAGACCCTTCTGATCGTACGGTTAGTGGTCTGTATCTGCCGCCAACGGTGCAGGAGCGGGAACAAGTCCAGTCGGGCTACGTTATTAAGGTGGGCCCCGGTTATCCGATTCCGAATCCCGTTGACGATGAGCCCTGGAAAGAAACGGAAGAGAAAGTAAAATACATGCCCTTGCAGGCGCAGGAGGGCGACCTTGCGCTGTATCTGCAACGAAGTGCGATCGAATTGCAGTACGAAGGCGATCAATACGTTATCGTGCCTCAGTCGTCGATTCTGATGCTCGAGCGGTCGGAAGATCTGGAATAA